One Castanea sativa cultivar Marrone di Chiusa Pesio chromosome 4, ASM4071231v1 DNA window includes the following coding sequences:
- the LOC142632204 gene encoding protein kinase STUNTED: MGLEDGGEGDGEGQPRTVVVGVELDSASRTLLTWALCNVAQSGDRVIALHVIDTPTESTSAFLSLANQFNSMLSVYEIVCKLREVDLKLKLIKGLKTRKILVREAKSHGEATLIVGVSKSRLGIRPSASLAKYCASKLPRNFSIYAVHNGKVWFHRLAKNAGRVNLDKGHQSQEEFSSGLRKMTTLKKNCSSCTLDAVLRDNCGTQSAEELTGDGDDGEVNSLAMVPYQSAEAVESSSSVVILDEPLELKSGWSILRRVFLPNQQYVEKPVKKTSVFQWVLRLPSWHSSAVVYPDQKQSNLDKDDERCSSLDGETGAIVPFESSAVCPLSPCNALGNLPKELLGLHEKYSSTCRLFNYRELLLATSNFKPENMVGKGGSSNVYKGCLPDGKELAVKILKPSEDVVKDFIQEIDIITTLHHKNIISLFGFCFEDNNLLLVYDFLSRGSLEENLHGNKKDGKAFGWQERYNVAVGVAEALEFLHNGCAEPVIHRDVKSSNILLSDDFEPQLSDFGLAGWASTSSHVTCTDVAGTFGYLAPEYFMHGKMSDKIDVYAFGVVLLELLSGRKPINGKDSLVMWAKPILKGGEVSKLLDPSLGSDYDHVQIERMVLAATLCIKRAPRLRPQISIVLKLLQGDEEVTRWAKQPCASEEVDDLDGEAFPTKLQSYLNLALLDLEDDSLSSSGSEQSVSLDDYLHGRWSRSSSFD, translated from the exons ATGGGGTTAGAAGATGGCGGCGAGGGTGACGGTGAGGGTCAACCTCGCACGGTGGTTGTGGGGGTGGAGTTAGACTCGGCCAGCCGAACATTGCTGACGTGGGCACTTTGCAATGTTGCACAGTCCGGTGACCGTGTCATTGCCCTTCACGTCATCGACACCCCCACTG AGAGCACTTCTGCGTTTCTCTCGCTTGCGAACCAGTTTAATTCCATGCTTTCTGTATATGAAATCGTCTGCAAATTGAGAGAG GTTGATTTGAAGTTGAAGTTGATTAAGGGCTTAAAGACCCGGAAAATTCTAGTTCGGGAAGCGAAATCTCACGGTGAGGCGACACTCATTGTGGGAGTTTCTAAATCCCGGCTTGGAATCCGGCCGTCGGCCTCCCTTGCCAAGTATTGCGCCTCCAAATTGCCGAGGAACTTTTCCATTTACGCCGTCCACAATGGCAAAGTTTGGTTCCACAGATTGGCCAAAAACGCCG GGAGAGTGAATTTGGATAAGGGTCATCAGAGTCAGGAAGAATTTAGCTCGGGTTTGAGGAAGATGACAACACTGAAGAAGAATTGCTCGAGTTGTACGCTGGATGCAGTGTTGCGGGATAATTGTGGGACCCAATCTGCGGAAGAGTTGACTGGGGATGGGGATGATGGTGAAGTCAATTCGTTGGCTATGGTACCATACCAATCAGCTGAGGCGGTTGAGAGTTCAAGTTCCGTTGTGATTCTAGATGAACCACTGGAGTTGAAATCTGGGTGGTCGATTCTTCGACGGGTGTTTCTACCCAACCAACAATATGTGGAGAAACCTGTGAAAAAGACATCCGTGTTTCAGTGGGTATTGAGATTACCAAGCTGGCATTCTTCCGCTGTGGTCTATCCTGACCAGAAGCAGAGTAATCTTGATAAGGATGATGAACGTTGTTCCTCACTTGATGGAGAGACTGGTGCAATTGTGCCATTTGAATCTTCCGCTGTGTGTCCTCTTTCCCCTTGCAATGCTTTGGGTAACCTTCCTAAAGAATTGTTGGGTTTACATGAGAAATACTCATCCACCTGCAGGTTGTTTAATTACCGGGAGCTTCTGTTGGCAACCTCCAATTTCAAGCCTG AGAATATGGTTGGTAAGGGTGGTAGTAGTAATGTTTACAAAGGGTGTCTTCCAGATGGCAAGGAATTGGCGGTCAAAATCTTGAAGCCATCTGAAGATGTGGTTAAAGATTTTATTCAGGAAATCGACATTATTACAACTTTACATCACAAGAACATAATCTCTCTATTTGGGTTCTGTTTTGAGGATAACAATTTACTCCTAGTCTATGATTTTCTTTCAAGAGGAAGCCTAGAAGAGAACCTTCATG GTAATAAGAAGGATGGGAAAGCATTTGGTTGGCAAGAAAGATATAATGTGGCTGTGGGTGTAGCTGAGGCGTTGGAATTTTTACACAACGGCTGTGCGGAACCTGTGATCCACAGGGATGTGAAATCCTCGAACATCCTTCTTTCTGATGATTTTGAGCCACAG CTGTCAGATTTTGGACTTGCTGGTTGGGCTTCGACATCATCCCATGTTACTTGCACTGATGTTGCAGGAACCTTTGG TTACTTGGCTCCAGAATACTTCATGCATGGCAAAATGAGTGACAAAATTGATGTCTACGCATTTGGTGTTGTACTTCTTGAGCTTCTTTCGGGTAGAAAGCCAATTAATGGCAAGGACAGCCTAGTAATGTGG GCAAAGCCAATTTTGAAGGGTGGGGAGGTTTCCAAATTGCTGGATCCAAGCTTGGGCAGTGACTATGACCATGTTCAGATTGAGAGAATGGTTTTGGCtgctaccctttgcattaaacgTGCACCTAGATTACGGCCTCAAATCAGTATT GTTTTGAAGCTTCTCCAAggtgatgaggaagtgacaaGGTGGGCAAAGCAACCCTGCGCGTCGGAAGAAGTTGATGACTTGGATGGGGAGGCATTTCCTACCAAACTCCAATCCTATCTTAACTTGGCATTGCTAGACTTGGAAGATGATTCACTTTCTAGCAGTGGCAGTGAGCAAAGTGTCTCATTAGATGACTATCTGCATGGGAGATGGAGCCGCTCATCAAGCTTTGATTAA